A window from Mycolicibacterium tokaiense encodes these proteins:
- a CDS encoding DUF305 domain-containing protein yields MTVRTSTRLAAGTAALAAALFMTACTSSEQASDGHTDHSHESTEQEPVIAGEPAAFNDADVTFASMMVPHHEQAVELSALVPDRSTNPELTALAQQIQAAQEPEINTMNAFLVQWNQGADQHAGHDMSSMEGMVDAATMTRLESLQGAEFDTLWLQSMIAHHEGAIAMAKTELADGTNPDAKALAQHIIDGQQAEIDQMKTMLGGS; encoded by the coding sequence ATGACTGTTCGGACCTCCACCCGCCTGGCCGCCGGCACCGCTGCCCTGGCCGCCGCCCTGTTCATGACCGCCTGTACCAGCTCGGAGCAGGCCTCGGACGGACATACCGATCATTCGCACGAGTCCACCGAGCAGGAGCCGGTGATCGCCGGCGAGCCCGCCGCGTTCAACGACGCCGACGTCACCTTCGCCTCCATGATGGTGCCCCACCACGAGCAGGCCGTCGAACTGTCCGCCCTGGTGCCCGACCGCTCCACCAATCCGGAGCTGACCGCCCTGGCCCAGCAGATCCAGGCGGCCCAGGAGCCCGAGATCAACACCATGAACGCCTTCCTGGTGCAGTGGAACCAGGGCGCCGACCAGCACGCGGGCCACGACATGTCGAGCATGGAGGGGATGGTGGACGCGGCCACCATGACCCGGCTCGAGTCGCTGCAGGGCGCCGAATTCGACACACTGTGGCTGCAGTCGATGATCGCCCACCACGAGGGTGCCATCGCGATGGCGAAGACCGAGTTGGCCGACGGCACCAACCCCGACGCCAAGGCGTTGGCGCAGCACATCATCGACGGCCAGCAGGCGGAGATCGACCAGATGAAGACCATGCTCGGAGGTAGTTGA
- the ilvD gene encoding dihydroxy-acid dehydratase, translating to MPSETPDIKPRSRDVTDGLEKTAARGMLRAVGMGDDDWAKPQIGVGSSWNEITPCNMSLQRLAQSVKGGVHEAGGYPLEFGTISVSDGISMGHEGMHFSLVSREVIADSVETVMQAERMDGSVLLAGCDKSIPGMLMAAARLDLASVFLYNGSIMPGVARLTDGSEKEVTIIDAFEAVGACSRGLMSREDVDIIERAICPGEGACGGMYTANTMASAAEALGMSLPGSASPVAVDKRREEYARRSGEAVVEMLRRGITARDILTKEAFENAIAVVMAFGGSTNAVLHLLAIAWEAGVKLELADFTRVGQRVPHLADVKPFGAYVMKHVDEIGGVPVVMKALLDAGLLHGDCLTVTGQTMAENLAHIEPPDPDGKVLRAMNNPIHPTGGITILHGSLAPEGAVVKSAGFDSDVFEGTARVFERERAALDALEDGTITHGDVVVIRYEGPKGGPGMREMLAITGAIKGAGLGKDVLLMTDGRFSGGTTGLCVGHIAPEAVDGGPIAFVRDGDRIRLDVANGTLDLLVDEDEFQSRKAGFEPLPPVYTSGVLAKYTKLVGSAAVGAVCS from the coding sequence ATGCCCTCAGAGACTCCTGACATCAAGCCCCGCAGCCGCGACGTCACCGACGGACTGGAGAAGACCGCCGCGCGCGGCATGCTGCGCGCGGTGGGGATGGGCGACGACGACTGGGCCAAGCCCCAGATCGGCGTCGGCTCCTCGTGGAACGAGATCACGCCGTGCAACATGTCGCTGCAGCGACTGGCCCAGTCGGTCAAGGGCGGGGTCCACGAGGCCGGCGGCTACCCCCTGGAGTTCGGCACCATCTCCGTCTCCGACGGCATCTCGATGGGCCACGAAGGCATGCACTTCTCCCTGGTGTCGCGTGAGGTGATCGCCGACAGCGTCGAGACCGTCATGCAGGCCGAGCGGATGGACGGGTCGGTCCTGCTGGCCGGCTGCGACAAGTCGATCCCCGGCATGCTGATGGCCGCCGCGCGGCTGGACCTGGCCAGCGTCTTCCTCTACAACGGCTCGATCATGCCCGGCGTCGCCCGGCTCACCGACGGCTCGGAGAAGGAAGTCACCATCATCGACGCCTTCGAAGCTGTCGGTGCGTGCTCCCGTGGGCTGATGTCACGCGAGGACGTCGACATCATCGAGCGCGCCATCTGCCCCGGCGAAGGTGCCTGCGGCGGCATGTACACCGCCAACACCATGGCTTCGGCGGCCGAGGCGCTGGGGATGTCGTTGCCGGGCAGCGCTTCTCCGGTGGCCGTCGACAAGCGCCGCGAGGAGTACGCGCGGCGGTCCGGCGAGGCCGTGGTCGAGATGCTGCGCCGCGGCATCACCGCCCGCGACATCCTCACCAAGGAGGCCTTCGAGAATGCGATCGCGGTGGTGATGGCCTTCGGCGGCTCCACCAACGCGGTGCTGCATCTGCTGGCCATCGCGTGGGAGGCGGGTGTGAAGCTGGAGTTGGCCGACTTCACCCGCGTCGGCCAGCGGGTGCCGCACCTGGCTGACGTCAAGCCGTTCGGCGCCTACGTGATGAAGCACGTCGACGAGATCGGCGGGGTGCCCGTGGTGATGAAGGCGCTGCTGGATGCCGGTCTGCTGCACGGTGATTGCCTGACGGTGACGGGTCAGACGATGGCCGAGAACCTGGCCCACATCGAGCCGCCGGACCCCGACGGCAAGGTGCTGCGCGCGATGAACAACCCGATCCACCCCACCGGTGGCATCACCATCCTGCACGGTTCGCTGGCCCCCGAGGGTGCGGTGGTGAAGTCCGCAGGTTTCGATTCCGACGTGTTCGAAGGCACCGCACGGGTTTTCGAGCGAGAGCGCGCCGCGCTGGACGCCCTGGAGGACGGCACCATCACCCACGGCGACGTGGTGGTCATCCGCTATGAGGGCCCCAAGGGCGGGCCGGGCATGCGCGAGATGCTGGCCATCACCGGAGCCATCAAGGGCGCCGGCCTGGGCAAGGACGTACTACTGATGACCGACGGCCGGTTTTCCGGCGGCACCACCGGCCTGTGCGTCGGGCACATCGCTCCCGAAGCCGTCGACGGTGGACCCATCGCCTTCGTCCGCGACGGTGACCGCATCCGTCTCGACGTCGCCAACGGCACCCTCGACCTGCTGGTCGACGAGGACGAATTCCAGTCACGCAAGGCAGGTTTCGAGCCGTTGCCGCCGGTGTACACCAGCGGTGTGCTGGCCAAGTACACCAAGCTGGTGGGCTCGGCGGCCGTCGGCGCGGTGTGTAGCTAG
- a CDS encoding DAPG hydrolase family protein, which yields MDGPIMTYLGYRGNDADTSWGSYFRPEMAPLPRHVVTALEHGPQADQTLLEFDAAATLLEQGYHQTENGYGELRGGGFHVAVRTDLPGVTPAMWDWWFGWHGSDSRRYKLWHPRAHVSARWADDDGAGWLGRTSLIEEYLGSAYTKAAIRFVEPAVLGLGPSDDLAVCARLGSSELPVDIGWFVHHVRVTADGAEMRSRFWMGGPYIGVRQGNRLVNSAIRPIAARQLPHPRDLLVHCAQEMNHLAGFLPELFHRFSAG from the coding sequence ATGGATGGGCCGATCATGACCTACCTCGGCTACCGCGGCAACGACGCCGACACGTCCTGGGGCAGCTACTTCCGGCCAGAGATGGCGCCACTGCCGCGCCATGTCGTGACGGCTCTCGAGCACGGCCCGCAGGCCGACCAGACGCTGCTGGAGTTCGATGCCGCGGCAACGCTTCTGGAGCAGGGATACCACCAGACCGAGAACGGCTACGGTGAGCTGCGCGGCGGTGGCTTCCACGTGGCTGTGCGTACCGACCTGCCCGGTGTCACCCCCGCCATGTGGGACTGGTGGTTCGGTTGGCACGGCAGCGACTCACGCCGCTACAAGCTGTGGCACCCACGGGCTCATGTCTCGGCCCGGTGGGCCGACGACGACGGCGCCGGCTGGTTGGGTCGGACGTCGCTGATCGAGGAGTATCTCGGCTCGGCGTACACCAAGGCCGCCATCCGGTTCGTCGAACCCGCCGTGTTGGGCCTCGGGCCCTCCGACGACCTCGCGGTCTGCGCCAGGCTCGGGTCGAGCGAACTGCCCGTCGACATCGGCTGGTTCGTCCACCATGTCCGCGTCACGGCCGACGGAGCCGAGATGCGGTCCAGGTTCTGGATGGGCGGACCGTACATCGGCGTGCGACAGGGCAATCGGCTGGTCAACAGTGCGATCCGGCCGATTGCTGCCCGCCAGTTACCCCACCCGCGGGACCTCCTGGTGCACTGCGCGCAGGAAATGAACCACCTGGCGGGCTTCCTGCCTGAGCTGTTTCACCGTTTCAGCGCAGGCTGA
- a CDS encoding FAD-binding oxidoreductase → MGGLPAGRHFFRGDAEYEQVRRATVWNQRVPNRFPNVIVEARDDDDVVAALAYARDHDLRVGIRSGGHSWAANHLRDGGLLLDMHGFDQSTINKDAMVAVAGPGKGGSVLAAELDAQGLFFPAGHCKGVCIGGYLLQGGYGWNSRVLGPACESVIGLDVITADGEKLHIDDENHPDLYWAARGAGPGFFAVVTGFHLRLYPKPAVCGMSLYAYPFDCAEEVFTWARAISADVDRRVELQIVATKSVPGLGIDGPAIVLASPVFADTESEAEQALALLGTCPAIDHALAAIPYAPTDLSTWYTAVMGNYLDDHRYCADNMWTSAAASDLMPGIRRILDTMPPHPAHFLWLNWGPSPARQDMAYSVEAEIYLALYGGWKDESDDQKYADWPRAHMAQMAHLATGIQLADENLGQRPARFATDSAMARLDAARATYDADGRFYPWMGRS, encoded by the coding sequence ATGGGAGGTTTGCCGGCGGGGCGGCATTTCTTTCGCGGCGACGCGGAGTACGAGCAGGTGCGGCGGGCGACGGTGTGGAACCAACGGGTGCCCAACCGTTTTCCGAACGTGATCGTGGAAGCCAGGGACGACGACGATGTGGTTGCGGCCCTGGCGTACGCGCGGGACCACGACCTGCGGGTCGGCATCCGCTCGGGCGGGCACAGCTGGGCGGCCAACCATCTGCGCGACGGCGGGCTGCTCCTGGACATGCACGGGTTCGATCAGTCGACCATCAACAAGGACGCCATGGTCGCTGTCGCCGGCCCCGGCAAGGGTGGCAGCGTCCTTGCAGCCGAACTCGACGCCCAGGGGCTGTTCTTCCCCGCAGGGCACTGCAAGGGTGTCTGCATCGGCGGTTACCTGTTGCAGGGCGGGTACGGATGGAACAGCCGGGTGCTGGGACCCGCCTGCGAGAGCGTGATCGGCCTCGACGTCATCACCGCCGACGGTGAGAAGCTCCACATCGACGATGAGAATCATCCGGATCTGTACTGGGCGGCGCGGGGCGCCGGCCCCGGCTTCTTCGCGGTGGTGACCGGCTTCCACCTCAGGCTCTACCCGAAACCGGCGGTGTGCGGCATGAGCTTGTATGCCTACCCCTTCGACTGCGCCGAGGAGGTCTTCACCTGGGCGCGGGCCATCAGTGCCGACGTGGACCGTCGCGTGGAATTGCAGATCGTCGCCACCAAGAGTGTGCCGGGCCTCGGCATCGACGGTCCCGCGATCGTGCTTGCTTCGCCGGTGTTCGCCGACACCGAGTCCGAGGCCGAACAGGCGTTGGCGCTCTTGGGTACCTGCCCTGCCATTGATCACGCCCTGGCGGCAATTCCCTATGCGCCAACAGACCTGAGCACCTGGTACACCGCCGTCATGGGCAACTACCTCGACGATCACCGCTACTGCGCCGACAACATGTGGACATCGGCGGCGGCGTCGGATCTGATGCCCGGGATCCGTCGCATCCTGGACACCATGCCGCCCCACCCGGCGCACTTCCTGTGGCTGAACTGGGGCCCGTCCCCGGCGCGCCAGGACATGGCCTACAGCGTGGAGGCTGAGATCTATCTGGCGCTGTACGGCGGCTGGAAGGACGAGTCCGACGATCAGAAGTACGCAGACTGGCCGCGGGCCCACATGGCCCAGATGGCACACCTGGCCACGGGGATCCAACTGGCCGACGAGAACCTCGGGCAGCGTCCAGCCAGGTTCGCCACCGACTCCGCGATGGCGCGTCTGGACGCCGCGCGTGCCACGTACGATGCCGACGGCCGGTTCTATCCATGGATGGGCCGATCATGA
- a CDS encoding IclR family transcriptional regulator, producing MAPPDENRPDGVGVLRRAAAALDEIATAPGQLRLVDLEARLGWPKSTVRRLVVGLAEIGYADVDDQGRYRLGDRLLGLTHSDSAQLVATFRSILDEIASATGETVDLSVLRGDQMWFIDQVESAHRLRAVSAVGERFPLDCTANGKAAVAALGGAESDIAFDRDEHTVGISAAGIALRLPGGQVVAISVPAPSDRFRAREQVIVAALRAALKSARYLQDTAQ from the coding sequence ATGGCCCCACCGGACGAGAATCGACCCGACGGCGTCGGCGTACTGCGCCGCGCGGCCGCCGCCCTGGATGAGATCGCCACGGCTCCCGGGCAGCTGCGACTGGTCGACCTCGAGGCCCGGCTCGGATGGCCGAAGTCGACCGTGCGGCGACTGGTGGTGGGCCTTGCCGAGATCGGTTACGCCGATGTCGATGATCAGGGCCGCTATCGCCTCGGTGACCGGTTACTGGGACTCACCCACTCTGACAGTGCACAGCTGGTGGCCACCTTCCGGTCGATTCTCGACGAGATCGCCTCGGCGACTGGCGAAACCGTCGATCTGTCCGTGCTGCGCGGAGACCAGATGTGGTTCATCGACCAGGTGGAATCCGCACACCGGTTGCGCGCGGTGTCGGCGGTCGGTGAACGATTTCCGCTTGACTGCACCGCCAACGGCAAAGCGGCCGTGGCGGCGCTCGGCGGTGCCGAAAGCGACATCGCGTTCGACCGCGACGAGCACACCGTCGGCATCTCCGCAGCCGGGATCGCGCTACGGTTGCCAGGCGGTCAGGTGGTGGCCATCTCGGTACCTGCCCCCAGCGACCGGTTCCGCGCCCGCGAGCAGGTGATCGTCGCGGCGCTGCGCGCAGCGCTGAAATCTGCCCGGTACCTCCAGGACACAGCCCAGTAA
- a CDS encoding NtaA/DmoA family FMN-dependent monooxygenase (This protein belongs to a clade of FMN-dependent monooxygenases, within a broader family of flavin-dependent oxidoreductases, the luciferase-like monooxygenase (LMM) family, some of whose members use coenzyme F420 rather than FMN.) — MTTKFHLGWFLNFVADEWNGTWGDGGRDFTGDFYVEVARALERAKFDYVLIEDKLMVSTAYGDTMEYDLKHGVNPKHDPVPLAVLIAAGTSRLGVIPTMSTSFYPPFLLARLCSTVDHIARGRFGWNVVTSAEDRSAQNFGMDKLYEHDERYARAAEYMDLVSKLWESWEPDAVERDYMTGVYANHKKVHTIDFEGKYYKSRGPLNTAPSPQYRPTIAQAGSSPPGRALAAQHADTIVSPADSVESMKAYRDDMHARMEAIGRDPSHCKVLYLASPIVADTREEALAKRERWLTDPMYVEYMLAEISSITEIDFRQFDLDKPLPEDLTTNGERGTLAAFVGKDRTKTLRQLVTGSGLSSHTPFCGTPDEVADEMGEVMEQVGGDGFLLTSPVLRLNRRYLTEITDGLVPALQRRGLVRSEYTTTMLRDHLREF, encoded by the coding sequence GTGACCACGAAATTCCATCTGGGCTGGTTCCTGAACTTCGTCGCCGACGAGTGGAACGGCACCTGGGGCGACGGCGGCCGTGACTTCACCGGCGATTTCTACGTCGAGGTGGCGCGTGCCCTGGAGCGGGCCAAGTTCGACTACGTACTCATCGAGGACAAGCTCATGGTGTCCACCGCCTACGGCGACACCATGGAGTACGACCTCAAGCACGGCGTCAACCCCAAGCACGACCCGGTGCCGCTGGCGGTGCTGATCGCGGCGGGCACCAGCCGCCTCGGCGTCATCCCCACCATGTCGACCAGCTTCTACCCGCCGTTCCTGCTGGCCCGGCTGTGCAGCACGGTCGACCACATCGCGCGCGGCCGGTTCGGCTGGAACGTGGTGACCTCGGCCGAAGACCGCTCGGCGCAGAACTTCGGCATGGACAAGCTCTACGAGCACGACGAGCGCTACGCCCGTGCCGCCGAGTACATGGACCTGGTGAGCAAGCTGTGGGAGTCGTGGGAACCCGACGCCGTGGAGCGCGACTACATGACCGGCGTCTACGCCAACCACAAGAAGGTCCACACCATCGACTTCGAGGGCAAGTACTACAAGTCGCGCGGCCCGCTGAACACCGCGCCGTCACCGCAGTACCGGCCCACCATCGCCCAGGCCGGCTCGTCGCCGCCCGGACGCGCACTGGCGGCCCAGCACGCCGACACCATCGTCTCCCCCGCCGACAGCGTGGAGTCGATGAAGGCCTACCGCGACGACATGCACGCCCGGATGGAGGCCATCGGCCGCGACCCGTCGCACTGCAAGGTGCTCTACCTGGCCTCCCCCATCGTCGCCGACACCCGTGAGGAAGCCCTGGCCAAACGGGAACGCTGGCTCACCGACCCGATGTACGTGGAGTACATGCTGGCCGAGATCTCGTCGATCACCGAGATCGATTTCCGGCAGTTCGATCTGGACAAGCCGCTGCCCGAGGATCTGACCACCAACGGCGAACGCGGCACCCTGGCGGCGTTCGTGGGCAAGGACCGGACCAAGACACTGCGCCAACTGGTCACCGGCAGTGGGCTTTCCAGCCACACCCCGTTCTGCGGCACCCCGGACGAGGTCGCCGACGAGATGGGTGAGGTGATGGAGCAGGTGGGCGGTGACGGCTTCCTGCTGACCAGCCCCGTGCTGCGGCTCAACCGCCGCTACCTCACCGAGATCACCGACGGCCTGGTGCCCGCACTGCAACGCCGCGGCCTGGTGCGCTCCGAGTACACCACCACGATGTTGCGCGACCACCTCCGCGAGTTCTGA
- the aqpZ gene encoding aquaporin Z has protein sequence MRTPTMPHRLAAEFIGTFWLVLGGCGSAVFAATFVSEDGTSLGIGFLGVALAFGLTVLTGVYAFGTISGGHFNPAVTLGAALAKRVEWSALPAYIASQLLGGLLAGLVIFVVAKGKDGWTATGNMAANGYGAHSPGGYTLAAVLTAEVVLTFIFLLVILGSTDDRAPKGFAGLSIGLTLTLIHLISIPISNTSVNPARSTAVAFFNGDGAPAQLWAFWAAPLVGAAIAGVAYPVLFGTAEKLAERPVRDDALPGGSPET, from the coding sequence ATGCGCACGCCCACCATGCCACACCGCCTCGCAGCGGAGTTCATCGGGACTTTCTGGTTGGTACTGGGCGGCTGCGGCAGCGCCGTATTCGCCGCGACCTTCGTCTCCGAAGACGGCACCTCTCTCGGTATCGGGTTTCTGGGGGTGGCGCTGGCTTTCGGCCTGACCGTGCTCACCGGGGTCTACGCGTTCGGCACCATCTCGGGCGGGCACTTCAACCCGGCGGTCACCCTCGGTGCGGCGCTGGCCAAGCGGGTGGAATGGAGCGCCCTGCCTGCCTACATCGCCAGCCAGCTGCTGGGAGGCCTACTGGCGGGGCTGGTCATCTTTGTGGTGGCCAAGGGCAAGGACGGCTGGACGGCCACCGGGAACATGGCCGCCAACGGCTACGGCGCACACTCTCCCGGCGGCTACACACTGGCAGCGGTACTCACCGCCGAAGTGGTTCTGACGTTCATATTCCTGCTGGTGATTCTGGGCTCCACCGACGACCGCGCCCCCAAGGGCTTCGCCGGGCTGTCGATCGGGCTCACCCTGACGCTGATCCACCTGATCTCGATCCCGATCTCGAACACCTCGGTGAATCCGGCGCGCTCCACCGCGGTGGCGTTCTTCAACGGTGACGGCGCGCCGGCACAACTGTGGGCGTTCTGGGCGGCACCGCTGGTGGGGGCGGCAATCGCGGGCGTGGCCTACCCCGTGCTGTTCGGCACTGCCGAGAAGCTGGCCGAGCGGCCGGTGCGCGACGACGCCTTGCCCGGCGGCAGTCCCGAAACCTGA
- a CDS encoding O-methyltransferase codes for MSHVPTPRDVDEMLNRTVLAEDPVLDAALADSAAAGLPPIEVSPQSAQLLGLLVRIAGARRVLEIGTLGGYSTICLARAVGPGGSVTTLEYELRHADVARRNLERAGVADRVQILVGAALDTLPTVSGEFDLVFIDADKENNVAYVQAAVELGRPGTVIVLDNIIRDGRVLSPADDDLQARAVRDTLEMMGRHPRLDTAAIQTVGIKGWDGFAVALVT; via the coding sequence GTGAGCCACGTGCCCACACCCCGAGACGTCGACGAGATGCTGAACCGGACCGTATTGGCCGAGGATCCGGTGCTGGACGCCGCGTTGGCCGACAGTGCCGCTGCGGGTCTGCCGCCCATCGAAGTGTCCCCCCAGAGCGCCCAGCTGCTCGGTCTGCTGGTCCGGATCGCCGGTGCGCGAAGGGTTCTGGAGATCGGCACCCTGGGCGGCTACAGCACCATCTGCCTGGCCCGTGCGGTGGGGCCAGGGGGATCGGTGACCACGCTGGAGTACGAGCTCCGCCACGCCGACGTCGCCCGCCGCAACCTGGAGCGCGCCGGCGTCGCCGACCGGGTACAGATCCTCGTCGGCGCGGCGCTGGACACCCTGCCCACGGTGTCCGGTGAGTTCGATCTGGTATTCATCGACGCCGACAAGGAGAACAACGTCGCCTACGTGCAGGCCGCGGTCGAACTCGGCCGTCCCGGCACGGTCATCGTGCTGGACAACATCATTCGTGACGGCCGGGTGTTGAGCCCGGCCGACGACGACCTGCAGGCCAGGGCGGTCCGCGACACGCTGGAGATGATGGGACGTCACCCGCGGCTGGACACCGCCGCCATCCAGACCGTCGGTATCAAGGGCTGGGACGGCTTCGCCGTCGCGCTGGTGACCTGA
- a CDS encoding TIGR04338 family metallohydrolase — translation MSRRDSQRSKVYAAEEFARTVFARGGTADFFGTALTLPPEARFGSVQDVQRYVDRVLALPSVQVAPLTVRARRGATAAHYESRDGAGVIAVPDTATRWALRELVVLHEIAHHLCVCDPPHGPEFAATMADLAATVMGPEAGYVLRVLYDKHGVKLR, via the coding sequence GTGAGCCGCCGCGACTCGCAACGCTCCAAGGTCTACGCGGCCGAGGAGTTCGCCCGGACCGTCTTCGCCCGCGGCGGCACCGCCGACTTCTTCGGCACCGCGCTGACACTGCCGCCGGAAGCGCGGTTCGGCTCGGTGCAGGACGTGCAGCGCTACGTCGACCGGGTACTGGCGCTGCCCTCGGTGCAGGTAGCGCCGCTGACCGTCCGTGCCCGGCGCGGCGCGACGGCGGCGCACTACGAGAGCCGGGACGGCGCCGGGGTGATCGCGGTGCCCGACACCGCGACCCGGTGGGCGCTGCGCGAACTGGTGGTCCTGCACGAGATCGCCCACCATCTCTGCGTGTGCGACCCGCCGCACGGCCCGGAGTTCGCCGCCACCATGGCCGACCTGGCCGCCACCGTGATGGGGCCCGAAGCGGGCTACGTCCTGCGGGTGCTGTACGACAAGCACGGCGTGAAGCTACGGTGA
- a CDS encoding DUF2786 domain-containing protein — protein MSDDKMLARIAALLRQAEGTDNAHEAEAFMAAAQRLATATSIDLAVARSHSAKREAAQTPTQRTITIGEAGTKGLRTYVQLFAVIAAANDVRCDVASNSAFVYAYGFGEDIDATHALYASLVVQMVRASDTYIASGAHRPTPTITARLNFQLAFGARVGQRLADARQEAQDEIIKDQQRSAGTALALRNKEIELHDYYRGASQARGTWRAARASAGYSSAARRAGDRAGRRARLGNSPELPGARTPLDR, from the coding sequence ATGAGTGACGACAAGATGCTCGCCCGCATCGCGGCCCTGCTGCGCCAGGCCGAGGGCACCGACAACGCACACGAGGCGGAGGCCTTCATGGCCGCCGCGCAACGGCTGGCCACCGCCACCTCCATCGACCTGGCGGTGGCCCGCTCGCACAGCGCCAAACGTGAAGCGGCGCAGACGCCCACCCAGCGCACCATCACCATCGGGGAGGCCGGGACCAAGGGTCTGCGCACCTATGTCCAGCTGTTCGCGGTGATCGCCGCCGCCAACGACGTCCGTTGTGATGTGGCGTCGAACTCGGCATTTGTCTACGCCTACGGCTTCGGCGAGGACATCGACGCCACCCACGCCCTCTACGCCAGCCTGGTGGTCCAGATGGTGCGGGCCTCCGACACCTACATCGCCTCGGGTGCGCATCGCCCCACCCCGACCATCACCGCACGGCTGAACTTCCAGCTGGCCTTCGGCGCGCGCGTGGGGCAGCGCCTGGCGGACGCCCGGCAGGAGGCGCAGGACGAGATCATCAAGGATCAGCAGCGCTCGGCCGGAACCGCACTCGCCCTGCGCAACAAGGAGATCGAACTGCACGACTACTATCGGGGCGCATCACAGGCCCGGGGCACCTGGCGGGCCGCCCGCGCCTCGGCCGGGTACTCCTCGGCGGCCCGACGAGCCGGTGACCGGGCGGGCAGGCGGGCCCGGCTGGGCAACAGTCCCGAGTTGCCCGGCGCCCGCACCCCGCTGGACCGGTGA
- a CDS encoding NADP-dependent oxidoreductase produces the protein MTRQVVAQAYGGPDVLAVRHVELPGPGPEQVLLTVRAAGTNPFDYKIYSGDMGDDPDRLPMPLGSEVCGVVAEASARIAGYTGALKVGDEVIATGVTGAYADQVVVDADQVGHKPATLTPEEAAGLLLTGGTAWHLLTKTDVGTDDVVLIHGAGGGVGQMAVQLAVARGATVIATASAGRHEQLRRLGAQPVEYGVGLADRVRALGAPTVALDLVGTDEALNVSTELVADRARIASIAAFARGPELGIAVLTGADGGQAIRDAARPELIKLAAAGQLKVSVDRMFPLEQAADAHRYLQTGHARGKVVLVP, from the coding sequence ATGACGCGGCAGGTGGTGGCGCAGGCCTACGGCGGGCCGGACGTGCTCGCGGTGCGCCATGTCGAGCTGCCGGGGCCCGGTCCGGAGCAGGTGCTGCTCACGGTGCGCGCGGCGGGCACCAATCCGTTCGACTACAAGATCTACAGCGGCGACATGGGCGATGACCCCGATCGGCTGCCGATGCCGTTGGGCTCGGAGGTGTGCGGCGTGGTCGCCGAGGCGTCCGCTCGGATCGCCGGGTACACCGGCGCGCTGAAGGTGGGCGACGAGGTGATCGCCACCGGCGTCACCGGGGCCTACGCCGACCAGGTGGTCGTCGACGCCGACCAGGTGGGCCACAAGCCCGCCACGCTGACGCCGGAGGAGGCTGCCGGGCTGCTGCTCACCGGCGGGACCGCCTGGCACCTGTTGACGAAAACCGATGTGGGGACAGACGACGTCGTCCTCATCCACGGCGCCGGCGGCGGGGTGGGCCAGATGGCGGTGCAGTTGGCCGTCGCCCGGGGCGCCACCGTGATCGCCACCGCCAGCGCCGGACGCCACGAGCAGCTGCGCCGCCTGGGTGCGCAGCCCGTCGAATACGGCGTCGGGCTGGCCGACCGCGTGCGCGCGCTCGGGGCCCCCACGGTGGCGTTGGATCTGGTGGGCACCGACGAAGCACTGAACGTCTCAACGGAATTGGTGGCCGACCGCGCGCGGATCGCCAGCATCGCCGCCTTCGCCCGCGGCCCGGAGCTGGGCATCGCCGTGCTGACCGGGGCCGACGGCGGCCAGGCCATCCGGGACGCCGCGCGCCCCGAGCTGATCAAGCTCGCCGCCGCCGGACAGCTGAAAGTGAGCGTCGACCGGATGTTCCCGCTGGAGCAGGCCGCGGACGCACACCGTTATCTGCAGACCGGTCACGCGCGCGGAAAAGTCGTACTGGTTCCGTAG